A window of Sorex araneus isolate mSorAra2 chromosome 3, mSorAra2.pri, whole genome shotgun sequence genomic DNA:
gggggtggaggctggggtcAGCCCCATGGCGGCGGAGGCTGGGGTCAGCCCCacgggggtggaggctggggtcAGCCCCACGGTGGAGGCTGGGGCCAAGGCTCCCACAACCAGTGGAATAAGCCCAGCAAGCCCAAGACCAACATGAAGCACGtggccggggcggcggcggccggggcggtCGTGGGGGGCCTGGGCGGCTACATGCTGGGGAGTGCCATGAGCCGGCCCCTCATGCACTTCGGCAACGACTACGAGGACCGGTACTACCGTGAGAACATGTACCGCTACCCCAACCAAGTGTACTACAAGCCGGTGGACCAGTACAGCAACCAGAACAACTTCGTGCACGACTGCGTGAACATGACCGTCAAGCAGCACACGGTCACCACCACCAGCAAGGGCGAGAACTTCACCGAGAC
This region includes:
- the PRNP gene encoding major prion protein, giving the protein MVTGHLGCWLLVLFMATWSDVGLCKKRPKPGGTWNSGGSRYPGQGGYGGNRYPPQGGGGWGQPHGGGGWGQPHGGGGWGQPHGGGGWGQPHGGGWGQGSHNQWNKPSKPKTNMKHVAGAAAAGAVVGGLGGYMLGSAMSRPLMHFGNDYEDRYYRENMYRYPNQVYYKPVDQYSNQNNFVHDCVNMTVKQHTVTTTSKGENFTETDVKIMERVVEQMCITQYREAAQASYLQGDSTVLFSSPPFILLISFLIFLIVG